The genome window tgcactggagaataatacaatgtgttgatcaacttgacatacatttgtatcactgaactctgctaagcaatgcggtcgacatacaacacacaaagacaaagatatgttacaaaggccaatttgtttctggccagaacaaattgacaaaactattttaaatagctgcaacataacatacataagtaacaaacagcataataacagcatagctgtaaagcaagaaaggcacacactacatacacaaagcctaaccaggcattttttcctcaagaaattctgacacaaaatcatgtctgaagcccagaacactctacacatttccccagttttagtttagagataaggaaagattggcctggcccactagcatccctctttatgattgacagagtgtgtgtaccttcagttctgaaagatgagcagaggcagagttaatccttacgtggtgaagtgtcattggagtctctgtctctctttactagcttcgtcgaagcatgttgctatgtagcttgtttcagcagatttgaattgctgttttgggcagtagatgggatctttgatccaaagcacaatttacatttaactaaattgttattttctttgtgctcgacaaaagaaaagtagtgaaaatatctccatgttagcaaactcgacttctggctccgccatgatcagacacgcccccctcccccctctcctccctccacacactcacactcactctcacacacagagcgcatgtctctctctcttctccgacttgtgacacaagaagaatcagaacgatgacacagcagccctccgataaaacacactttatactacaaaaaaagtaacgtaaaataacgcagtaacgcatcatgtagtaacggtaactgaattactgaatataaaaaaataacgcgttagattactagttaccgccgaatctaacggcgttacagtaacgcgttactttgtaacgcgttagtcccaacactggtcttaAACCAGTAGCAAATTACAAAGTAGTCTTGCAAAAGTGATGGCAtcctaagtattttttttaaatatatttaagtatatttcacTTTCCCTACTGTAGTGTGTTGTGAAAGCGTAGAAAGATTTGGTTTAGTGATTCAGGATTGTTACTCTCAATAAGATAAAACAAGAACCCTTCACTagtatattttcatgtacatttgcaTTCATTAATCCACCTTTTTACATTACACGGtttatattttaattaattatgctGTGCCGCATGTGAGTAATTAGAGTAATTGTAAATAAGCTCCTCGATGCGTAAACTCAACATACACAAACTCAACCTACGCTGATATTTATTGTGATACATTTAGACCTGTTGGTAGTTGTTAGAGAGAAAAGCGCAATAATCAAGAACATATTTGTGCTCCCGGAAGATTCCTGTTGTGTATTTCAAGATGACAATGAACCTTGGTTCAATGTTATTAAGGTTTATGTGGAACATGTACCGATTTGTACTGCTTACATCTGCAGTTCTTGTATAGTCTGGGCTTCTGCAAGCCAGAAACATAGCAGGACTCTGGAATTGTATTTTTGAGACAACTGTACTAAGTACGTAAATAGCACTGTTACTAAAatacagcatcgcgtggacatcaggggcggtacctctggattggcagaccggggtggtggttcctctctttaagaaggggaaccggagggtgtgttctaactatcgtgggatcacactcctcagccttcccggtaaggtctattcgggtgtactggagaggaggctacgccggatagtcgaacctcggattcaggaggaacagtgtagttttcgtcctggtcgtggaactgtggaccagctctatactctcggcagggtccttgagggtgcatgggagtttgcccaaccagtctacatgtgtttagtggacttggagaaggcatttgaccgtgtccctcgggaagtcctgtggggagtgctcagagagtatggggtatcggactgtctgattgtggcagtccgctccctgtatgatcagtgccagagcttggtccgcgttgccggtagtaagtcggacacgtttccagtgagggttggactgcgccaaggctgccctttgtcaccgattctgttcataacttttttggacagaatttctaggcgcagtcaaggcgttgaggggatctggtttggtggctgcaggattaggtctctgctttttgcagattatgtggtcctgatggcttcatctggccaggatcttcagctctcactggatcggttcgcagctgagtgtgaagcgactgggatgagaatcagcacctccaagtccgagtccatggttctcgcccggaaaagggtggagtgccatctccgggttggggaggagatcttgccccaagtggaagagttcaagtacctcggagtcttgttcacgagtgagggaagagtggatcgtgagatcgacaggcggatcggtgcggcgtcttcagtaatgcggacgctgtatcgatccgttgtggtgaagaaggagctgagccggaaggcaaagctctcaatttaccggtcgatctacgttcccatcctcacctatggtcatgagctttgggttatgaccgaaaggacaagatcacgggtacaagcggccgaaatgagtttcctccgccgggtggcggggctctcccttagagatagggtgagaagctctgccatccggggggagctcaaagtaaagccgctgctcctccacatcgagaggagccagatgaggtggttcgggcatctggtcaggatgccaaccgaacgcctccctccacgtccgaccggtaggaggccgcggggaagacccaggacacgttgggaagactatgtctcccggctggcctgggaacgcctcggggtcccacaggaagagttggacgaagtggctggggagagggaagtctgggcttccctgcttaggctgctgccctcgcgacccgacctcggataagcggaagaagatggatggatggatggatggacataataCATTGTATTTTTTGTGGAAGCAAGGATTCTTTCATAACTGAACCTtgcaacatgtttttaattaaatgttagCCTAACACGGATAGTAGAAAAGTATACAGTATGTGGTTGATGAAGATCAaggctaaagttaaagtaccactgatagtcacacacactcggtgtggtgaaattaccctttgcatttgacccatccccttgttccaccccatggggggtgaggggagcagtgagcagcaacggtggccacgctcgggaatcattttggtgatttaacccccaattccaacccctgacaGTTAAGAATCTCCTTTATACATGCtggtacattaaaggggaacattatcacaatttcagaagggttaaaaccattaaaaatcagttcccagtggcttattatatttttcgaagtttttttcaaaattttacccatcacgcaatatccctaaaaaaaccttcaaagtgcctgattttaaccatcgttatatacattcgtccattttcctgtgacgtcacatagtgaagccaacacaaacaaacatggcggatagaacagcaaggtatagcgacattagcttggattcagactcggatttcagcggcttaagcgattcaacagattacgcatgtattgaaacggatggttgtagtgttgaggcaggtagcgaaaacgaaattgaagaagaaactgaagctattgagccatatcggtttgaaccgtatgcaagcgaaaccgacgaaaacgacacgacagccagcgacacgggagaaagcgaggatgaattcggcgatcgccttctcaccaacgattggtttgtgtttgtttggcattaaaggaaactaacaactaacaacctgtaacacctgtaacaaaacaatggggagacttcactcaggttaaccatacctaaatagacacaaaatactgcattactacccgaatgtactcgaatgatttaaaaatatatatattttaagctaaattattggtaaacacagtttatgtataataattaacgtaaaaccgcgagtaatgaataaagttttcatcaattaatatattctgtagacataccctcatccgctctcttttcctgaaagctgtccagttttggagttgatgtcagcaggccagggaagctagggtcgatattcttctcttgatcatcttcggtggcataagtaaatttcgtccaatttcttgccactttcgcatctttgggccactggtgcaacttgaatccgtccctgttcgtgttgttacaccctccgacaacacaccgacaatgatgtgtttgagaaaatggcggattgcttcccgagagcgaataatagaaaggcgtttaattcgccaaaattcacccatttagagttcggaaatcagttaaaaaaatatatagtcttttttctgcaacatcaaggtatatattgacgcttatttACCTTAACCACGGATGGTTCCCCGAAAGGTGGCACAGGATGCTATGTGGCCAGGGGTCAGGTCATTGCATACGTCATTGCAAAGATGAGTTAGGAGACTTTGATGTGCTCGCTGGCAATTTTCGCTTCAAAATACaccgtttagatcaggggtcggcaacccaaaatgttgaaagagccatattggaccaaaaatacaaaaaaaaaatctgtctggagccgcaaaaaattaaaagccatattacatacagatagtgtgtcatgagatataaactgaattaagaggacttaaaggaaactaaatgagctcaaatatagctacaaatgaggcattatgatgcaatatgtacatatagctagcctaaatagcatgttagcatcgattagcttgcagtcatgcagtgatcaaatatgtctgattagcactccacacaagtcaataacatcaacaaaactcacctttcatgcacaaccttaaaagtttggtggacaaaatgagacagaaaaagaagtggcataaaacacgtcctcgaaagttatacatgtaaacaaactacggtgagttcaaggaccgtcaaaattagtaggacaaaacggcgctcgccaaatactcgaatcagtgaagcatgtttaatataaacagtgtgctttgtaacaattagagaggtttgtgtcatgtttgtcctcctacagaaaccatattaaaacaaaaaatagattgttttcccctcatctttttccatttttcatacatttctgaaaaagctccagagagccactagggcggcgctaaagagccgcatgcggctctagagccgcgggttgccgacccctggtttagataatAACCAAAAATGACGTGTATTTAAGTAAAACAttgcaaaatatttttgcaaTGCAAGCTAGTACCTTACCGCGATtgactgtgattaatcaaaattcaaaagtgttattaatttaaaaaaaagtttagattTGGCAGTACTGGTTTGAAGCAATGCACTACCATCTTGCTGCTTCATGTGAGTTTCattaccaagtaccgtatttttcggactataagtcgcagttttttccatagtttggccggggggtgcgacttatactcaggagcgacttatgtgtgaaatgattaacacattaccgtaaaatgtcaaataatattatttagctcattcacgtaagagactagaccaggggtgctcattacgtcgatcgcgagccaccggtcgatctcggagggtgtgtcagtcgatcaccagccaggcattaaaaaaatagtcctaaaaatgagcgatcaaaaatcttcactatgacgtcactttcgtcacttgattgacattcacggcacccgagggtcttctgagatgacgctggctgctgccagctcattaaaattagcgactgaaaggcgagaaacactttatttcaacagactctggtgcagtacctgtcgtcaaaactccaaagaccgactgcacagttgcacagttgcgctaacaaaataagtctcagaaagctggcgtgcacattctagcaagctacggagtttgccgacaatgtatttcttgtaaagtgtatacaaaggagtacggaagctggataaataagatgccaaaaaccaaccactttcatgtggtattggacagaaaggaggactttttttctcctccattcaaaaatgcggacgttatcatcaccactgtctgattcctatcaatgcaagtcatcagaatcaggtaatacaccaacttatattcttgtcttcatgaaagaaaggaatctatatgtgttaaacatgcttgtattatctttaaacacctttaacttgttaacaatatgaactatatgtgttaaacatgcttgtattatctttaaacacctttaactttttaacaatatgaactatatgtgttaaacatgcttgtattatcattaaacacctttaacttgttaacaatattaactatatgtgttaaacatgcttgtattatcattaaacacctttaacttgttaacaatattaactatatgtgttaaacatgtttgtattatctttaaacacctttaagttgttaacaatattaactatatgtattaaacacttgtattatcattaaacacctttaatttattaacaatattaactatgtgttaaacatgcttgtattatctttaaacacctttaacttgttaacaattttaactatatgtgttaaacatgcttgtattatctttaaacacctttaagttgttaacaatattaactgtatgtattaaacattcttgtattatcattaaacaactttaatttattaacaatattaactatgtgttaaacatgcttgtattatcattaaacacctttaacttgttaacaatattaactatatgtgttaaacatgcttgcattatcattaaacacctttaacttgttaacaatattaactatatgtattaaacatgcttgtattatcattaaacacctttaattttttaacaatattaactgtatgtgttgaacatgcttgcattatcattaaacacctttaacttgttaacaaaaacatatatttcataaataagtagatataaattatatatatgaatgaggtagatccccacgacttgatcaattgaaaagtagctcgcctgcagaaaaagtgtgagcaaccctggactagacgtataagatttcatgggatttagtgattaggagtgacagattgtttggtaaacgtatagcatgttctatatgttatagttatttgaatgactcttaccataatatgttacgttaacataccaggcacgttctcagttggttatttatgcctcatataacgtacacttattcagcctgttgttcactattctttatttattttagattgcctttcaaatgtctattcttggcgttggcttttatcaaataaatttccccaaaaaatgcgacatactccagtgcgacttatatatgtttttttctttctttattatgcatttttggcaggtgcgccttatactccggtgcgacttatactccgaaaaatacggtataacttTTTCTGGAAAGAAAAAAAGTCAGGTCTTGTGTCGCTTTACCTTGCTTGACGGAGACAAATCTCTTATTGGCTGCTTGAAAAGTTACTTGTGGATGACTTTCTTCGAGGTCAAAGAGCTCATCTTTTCCCGGCTTGGAGCACCGTCCCGAGCGCAGCGTACCCGTTGGACCCACCGGGGTCAGATATTTGCCGCCACAGTCCTTAAACGCCAGCTTGCCCGATTTCAGCTCCAGGGTGAAGCTGGTGGTGTTGGTGTTCTCCTTCACCAGTTTGCCGTCGTTACTCAGGAAGCGGCTATCACAGGTTTTCAGGCTGTACTTGCCGTCCTGGTACACTAAGGTGACTAAAGAGTCCACCCCCCAGGGAATGTTGCTGTCTACCGAGATCTCTCCATCGGAAGCAGACAGATGGGCGTAACGCTTCCGTGCGACGCTGAACAGACTTGCTTGCGGGTGCAGAGCCAAATGGACAGCCCAGAGCTCTTGCTCCGCAATCACCTGGGCAAAGCAGGACAGGTAATCGGCCGAGCCTCCAAAGTAACGCAGGTAAGGCTCCGACTGCAGCGCCCAGCGACCGTCAGACTGGGGGACAATCAGGAACCGGCACTCTGGATCAGGATCTTCGGCCCCACATGTGATCTTCCCGTCTTTGTCGGAAGCCAGGTAGCGTCCGAGGTGGCTGCGGAGGAACACCACCTGGCCATCGTGCTCGTCCTGCTCCAAGGTCCAGATCTGCTTCTTCTTCATGCTGGTCCCCGAGGCGTTCACTTTGAAGCCGAAAGCCTCCGCCGTAAGGTAGCGGTTTTCATAGTTGATGAGGCCAAACTGGAGCTTCAGAGCTCTATTAACTCCGTTTGTGGGCATGCTTGACCAAGCCAcacgaaatacaaaaaaaaagaaaaagtaaagaGGTTTAGGACCAGAATGTAAAAAAATGGATAACAGATTTCTCTCTCCCTTTTGTGTCTTCAAGTCATAAATAAGCTCTTCTCATCGCCCTTGATGGATTGTTTAGCACTTCTTCCGCCCAGTCACTTTCTCTCCACCTTGTGCAGACACTTGCTCGCAGTTCCTTAATGAGTTGGGATTAAATCAACAGGACAAAGCACCTCAATCCAACAAGCCGCTGACGTCACATACTGGTGCACCAACTACAAATCTCCCCTCCTCGTTCTTCCATTCCAGGATAACACACTCCAAGCACTTTACCCTTTATTTACTCACATCTCGTCTCCTTTTTTTCGTCCTTGTCTTTAATTCTCGTCAGCTGTCTCACGGGCACGCTGAAAGGCAGTCCCCCCCTGCTTCCCCCCTGGCATTGTCGCTCCTCCGACGACATAACCCCCCTTGGATTATCCTTGCTTAGATCTGTTGGTTAGCAACAGTCTAATTGGAAAATGTCCAGTGAGGAGAGGTGCTTCTTTTTCTACTGTGATCACTCCAGAGATTTTTTGATTAGATTGGTTAGTGTATTGTATTTGGTTTGCTCGCGCTCCCGAAAGACCCACATGCACCGAACAAAGGTTTCTTTATATGAGTTGCCACATGCTCTTTCAGCAAAACCTATACAGCAACATGTGAATGCAGAGGCTTCAGTTTGTGAGTTTAACCAAGAAGAATTTGCACACATTTgaatgcaaaaactgaaatctaagtaagat of Nerophis lumbriciformis linkage group LG22, RoL_Nlum_v2.1, whole genome shotgun sequence contains these proteins:
- the LOC133615088 gene encoding fascin-2-like — translated: MPTNGVNRALKLQFGLINYENRYLTAEAFGFKVNASGTSMKKKQIWTLEQDEHDGQVVFLRSHLGRYLASDKDGKITCGAEDPDPECRFLIVPQSDGRWALQSEPYLRYFGGSADYLSCFAQVIAEQELWAVHLALHPQASLFSVARKRYAHLSASDGEISVDSNIPWGVDSLVTLVYQDGKYSLKTCDSRFLSNDGKLVKENTNTTSFTLELKSGKLAFKDCGGKYLTPVGPTGTLRSGRCSKPGKDELFDLEESHPQVTFQAANKRFVSVKQGVSISANQDVDTDMETFQMEIDKKSKKSIFRTNGGSYWTLVTHGEIQSTASEIEINTMFDIEWRGQRVALKASNGKYVCTKKNGQLSAVSDAVGEDELFLMKLINRPMLILRGENGFVCHHKNSNTLDVNRSVYDIFSLIFNDGAYNIKSVNGRFWYVSSSGLVCSDGEKPEDFFLEFLEHGRIAIKCSNGKYLRGDQGGTLMGDRTSVDASSLWEY